DNA from Vitis vinifera cultivar Pinot Noir 40024 chromosome 19, ASM3070453v1:
agttgcaagaaatggccttccaaggatgataggaactaaattagcttcctttacagtaggatctgtatcaagaacaataaaatctactggatagtagaaattatccacttgaaccaatacatcctcaattacccctcttggaattttcactgatctatctgccagagatagagtgattgctgttggcttcaactctccaagtcccaattgcttgtagacagaatatggaagcaaattcacacttgctcccaaatctaacaaggctttctccactacctttcctccaatcatgactgaaatggtaggacttccagagtctttgtacttcaaaggagacttacactgtaagattgcacttacttcctcagtcaagaaggctttcttgtttacagtcaaccctcttttgatagtacacaagtcctttaggaattttgcatacgttggaacttgtttgatcatatctagtagtggaatattaactttcacttgtctcaagacttcaaggatttcagctgcatttctaaccccctttttcc
Protein-coding regions in this window:
- the LOC132253323 gene encoding uncharacterized protein LOC132253323, yielding MDGMQNDMNQKFDNIQYSISRLTNLNTLQEKGRFPSQPHQNPKGVHEVESQEGESSQVKDVKALITLRSGKKIEQPTPKPHVEKEEEIKKGKEMEDKEKMLKKSTSPPFPQALHGKKGVRNAAEILEVLRQVKVNIPLLDMIKQVPTYAKFLKDLCTIKRGLTVNKKAFLTEEVSAILQCKSPLKYKDSGSPTISVMIGGKVVEKALLDLGASVNLLPYSVYKQLGLGELKPTAITLSLADRSVKIPRGVIEDVLVQVDNFYYPVDFIVLDTDPTVKEANLVPIILGRPFLATSNAIINCRNGLMQLTFGNMTLDLNIFYMS